A DNA window from Streptomyces canus contains the following coding sequences:
- a CDS encoding GtrA family protein, with product MTVTTDTAPAPAPPRITRQLLRYTLIGGSGVAVDLVVFLLLHNLTGVNEQFANALSTTLGIVNNFALNARFTFERRDRLVVRFLRFYAVGLTGIALTNLLFLAFTDGLGIDANLVKAGSLPLVLALQFVLNRKWSFA from the coding sequence GTGACGGTGACCACTGACACCGCCCCCGCGCCCGCCCCGCCCCGGATCACCCGGCAACTCCTGCGCTACACCCTCATCGGCGGCAGCGGCGTCGCCGTCGACCTGGTCGTCTTCCTGCTGCTGCACAACCTCACAGGGGTGAACGAGCAGTTCGCCAACGCTCTGAGCACCACGCTCGGCATAGTCAACAACTTCGCCCTGAACGCCCGGTTCACCTTCGAGCGCCGCGACCGGCTCGTGGTCCGCTTCCTGCGTTTCTACGCCGTCGGGCTGACCGGGATCGCCCTGACGAACCTGCTGTTCCTCGCCTTCACCGACGGTCTGGGGATCGACGCCAACCTGGTCAAGGCGGGTTCACTGCCGCTGGTCCTGGCGCTCCAGTTCGTGCTCAACAGAAAGTGGAGCTTCGCATGA
- a CDS encoding glycosyltransferase family 2 protein, which translates to MTQQDIRPPSPAPAPVTLVSVEPEPERGRPLISYVLPVYNERDGLTAFHTELTAALASRPELDFELVYVNDGSTDGSLELLKGLAERDGRVRVVDFARNFGHQLAITAGLDLARGDAVIVMDTDLQDPPKVSLELVDAWREGAEIVHARRRSRQDSAFKRATAHLYYRVLRSSTDVDIPLDTGDFRLLDRRVADELRRYRERSRFVRGIVASMGYRQTEVAFDRDERFAGETKYPLRKMARLAIDGVTSFSTAPLKMITRLGFVVLALSLLGILYALAMKFFRPEITVSGWTMLMCVVLFLGGTQMLSLGVIGAYIGRIYSEAQGRPLYLVREVVGGDGDH; encoded by the coding sequence ATGACCCAACAGGACATACGTCCGCCGTCCCCCGCTCCGGCTCCCGTCACGCTCGTCAGTGTGGAGCCGGAGCCGGAGCGCGGGCGGCCGTTGATCTCCTACGTCCTCCCCGTCTACAACGAGCGGGACGGCCTCACCGCCTTCCACACCGAGCTCACCGCGGCCCTCGCCAGCCGCCCCGAGCTGGACTTCGAGCTGGTGTACGTCAACGACGGCTCCACGGACGGGTCTTTGGAGCTGCTCAAGGGCCTCGCGGAGCGGGACGGACGGGTCCGGGTCGTCGACTTCGCGCGCAACTTCGGGCACCAGCTCGCCATCACCGCCGGGCTCGACCTCGCCCGGGGCGACGCGGTGATCGTGATGGACACCGACCTCCAGGACCCGCCGAAGGTCAGCCTGGAGCTGGTCGACGCCTGGCGTGAGGGGGCCGAGATCGTGCACGCGCGCCGGCGCTCCCGGCAGGACAGCGCGTTCAAGCGGGCCACCGCGCACCTGTACTACCGCGTCCTGCGCTCCTCCACCGACGTGGACATCCCTCTGGACACGGGGGACTTCCGGCTCCTGGACCGGCGGGTCGCCGACGAGCTGCGCAGGTACCGCGAGCGCAGCCGTTTCGTGCGCGGCATCGTCGCCTCGATGGGCTACCGGCAGACCGAGGTGGCCTTCGACCGCGACGAACGGTTCGCGGGCGAGACGAAGTACCCGCTGCGCAAGATGGCCCGGCTCGCGATCGACGGCGTGACCAGCTTCTCCACCGCCCCGCTGAAGATGATCACCCGGCTCGGCTTCGTGGTGCTCGCGCTGTCGCTGCTCGGCATCCTCTACGCGCTGGCCATGAAGTTCTTCCGGCCCGAGATCACCGTCTCCGGCTGGACGATGCTGATGTGCGTCGTGCTGTTCCTGGGCGGCACGCAGATGCTGTCGCTGGGCGTCATCGGCGCGTACATAGGGCGCATCTACAGCGAGGCACAGGGCCGGCCGCTGTATCTGGTGCGCGAGGTCGTCGGCGGTGACGGTGACCACTGA
- a CDS encoding FkbM family methyltransferase, whose amino-acid sequence MRIHQLDEANARMLAHAPSVRPVPTSDIIRVHRKKHPYRGYAEIDSPYCPPFVMFCVNDDAVALDTLWNGRFGYEPGSLATWARLAAKSTTIADVGAHVGYFSMIAALSAPQATVHSFEPVDQIHARLSVNVRSNGVQNVRLHQAGVSSAAGWAEISVRFSGNLLSTGSTLEHSTDDAQLKRIRLVSLDEVFADTKLDLIKIDVEGHEMSVLQGARQVLKRDRPSVLLEALAGAPLDPLLAEFDPLGYESHWIAELDGELVPSSAPRPPRTRNLLFLPRD is encoded by the coding sequence ATGCGTATCCACCAGCTCGATGAAGCCAATGCCCGCATGCTGGCCCACGCACCATCCGTCAGGCCGGTCCCGACCAGCGACATCATCCGCGTCCACCGCAAGAAGCACCCGTACCGGGGCTACGCCGAGATCGACTCCCCGTACTGTCCGCCGTTCGTCATGTTCTGTGTGAACGACGACGCCGTCGCCCTCGACACCCTCTGGAACGGACGGTTCGGCTACGAGCCCGGCAGCCTCGCCACCTGGGCCCGGCTCGCCGCGAAGAGCACGACGATCGCCGATGTCGGCGCGCACGTCGGCTACTTCTCGATGATCGCCGCGCTCTCCGCTCCGCAGGCGACGGTGCACTCCTTCGAGCCGGTGGACCAGATCCACGCCCGGCTCTCGGTGAACGTCCGGTCGAACGGCGTCCAGAACGTCAGGCTCCACCAGGCCGGCGTGTCCAGTGCGGCGGGCTGGGCGGAGATCAGCGTCCGCTTCTCGGGAAACCTGCTGTCGACGGGCTCCACCCTGGAGCACTCCACCGACGACGCCCAACTCAAGCGCATTCGTCTGGTCTCCCTCGACGAGGTGTTCGCCGACACGAAACTGGACCTCATCAAGATCGACGTGGAGGGTCACGAGATGTCGGTCCTGCAAGGCGCCCGGCAGGTCCTGAAACGCGACCGGCCCTCCGTATTGCTGGAGGCACTCGCCGGCGCCCCGCTGGACCCGCTTCTCGCGGAATTCGACCCGCTCGGCTACGAATCCCATTGGATCGCCGAACTCGACGGTGAACTCGTTCCTTCCTCCGCGCCGCGGCCGCCCAGGACGCGGAATCTGTTGTTCCTCCCCCGCGACTGA
- a CDS encoding alpha-2,8-polysialyltransferase family protein: MSPLTPRTTQIFCASTLYGAVTLAAAIDSDLFEEAERRVLLVFNNTTTPETSLPLDAMPGFAPLRDHFDEVLSWNEAIRPFHPGSWVPRPDDIPLFERYLRLLWGLGEDRVELVLESLQVAPALTVAQIFTGAPVDVYADGLMSYGPTRNKLDPLVGTRVRRLLHLDLITGLTPMLLTEFGVPPVVVPTSAFLKAMGELTAVVEELPPLPDNAALLLGQYLSALDILSPVEEEDLHVRMLKGAVAKGHRSIVFKPHPSAPARFSRVLEAEAEKRGVDLTVLDTPVLAEVLFQKARPALVVGCFSTALFTASALYDLSAARIGTELLLERLTPYQNSNRVPVVLADAVLPDLEGRGSEDAIPAGDLNALVTAVGFTMQPQIYPSLRPAAEGYLSTHFKPRTQRYFKRKRLTSLGLPGGIPERLAFLPRSSTARRVVRRARALKKAVKR; the protein is encoded by the coding sequence ATGTCCCCCCTTACCCCCCGCACCACGCAGATCTTCTGCGCCTCCACGCTGTACGGCGCCGTCACCCTGGCCGCCGCGATCGACTCCGACCTCTTCGAGGAGGCGGAGCGCCGGGTGCTGCTGGTGTTCAACAACACCACGACGCCGGAGACCTCACTGCCGCTGGACGCGATGCCGGGCTTCGCTCCCCTGCGCGACCACTTCGACGAGGTGCTCTCCTGGAACGAGGCCATCCGCCCCTTCCACCCGGGCTCCTGGGTCCCCCGCCCGGACGACATCCCCCTCTTCGAGCGCTATCTGCGGCTGCTGTGGGGCCTCGGCGAGGACCGTGTCGAACTGGTCCTGGAGTCCCTCCAGGTCGCCCCCGCCCTCACCGTCGCCCAGATCTTCACCGGCGCCCCGGTCGACGTCTACGCCGACGGCCTGATGAGTTACGGCCCCACCCGCAACAAGCTCGACCCGCTGGTCGGCACGCGCGTGCGGCGGCTGCTCCACCTGGACCTGATCACGGGCCTCACGCCGATGCTGCTGACCGAGTTCGGCGTACCGCCGGTCGTGGTGCCGACGTCCGCCTTCCTGAAGGCGATGGGCGAACTGACCGCCGTCGTTGAGGAGTTGCCTCCGCTGCCGGACAACGCGGCGCTGCTGCTCGGCCAGTACCTCTCCGCCCTGGACATCCTCTCCCCCGTCGAGGAGGAGGACCTGCACGTACGCATGCTGAAGGGCGCGGTCGCCAAGGGGCACCGCTCGATCGTCTTCAAGCCGCACCCCAGCGCGCCGGCCCGCTTCAGCCGCGTCCTGGAGGCCGAGGCCGAGAAACGCGGCGTGGACCTCACCGTCCTGGACACACCGGTGCTCGCCGAGGTGCTGTTCCAGAAGGCACGGCCCGCACTGGTCGTCGGCTGCTTCTCCACCGCGCTGTTCACGGCCTCCGCCCTCTACGACCTGTCGGCCGCCCGCATCGGCACCGAGCTGCTGCTGGAGCGGCTGACGCCGTACCAGAACAGCAACCGGGTCCCGGTGGTGCTGGCCGACGCGGTGCTGCCGGATCTGGAGGGGCGCGGGAGTGAGGACGCGATCCCGGCCGGGGATCTGAACGCCCTGGTCACCGCGGTCGGATTCACCATGCAGCCGCAGATCTATCCGAGCTTGCGACCGGCTGCGGAGGGGTACCTCTCGACGCACTTCAAGCCGCGCACCCAGCGCTACTTCAAGCGCAAGCGGCTCACCTCGCTGGGCCTGCCCGGCGGCATTCCCGAGCGGCTGGCCTTCCTGCCGCGCAGCTCCACCGCGCGCCGGGTGGTGCGGCGGGCCCGGGCGCTGAAGAAGGCTGTGAAGCGCTGA
- a CDS encoding glycosyltransferase family 2 protein, translating to MPKLSLIVPFYNVQQYAPDTLRSLRMNARRDFEFVLVNDKSKDETPAILDRAAEELSDVAQVQVLHHETNGGLATARNTGLDAARGEYLTFLDGDDWLAPGYLTQLVTAIEELGCDFVRTDHVQTVARARTVHRVPIGRRGEVLNPREEILPADRSTSVDYAYAWAGAYHRRLLDKGLLHFTDGLRTAEDRPWIWKLHREAESFAVVSLLGVFYRRGVASSLTQIGDARQLDFIRAFDQVIEETAADRDSDKLLPKAVRTYCAIIAHHLSDESKWEPSVAKQLRAMSAAAIQRMPQDALGDVLDTMDLRRSAKLRRLRRRITTAKAAA from the coding sequence GTGCCAAAGCTCTCCCTCATCGTGCCGTTCTACAACGTGCAGCAATACGCCCCGGACACCCTCCGAAGTCTTCGCATGAATGCGCGGCGAGATTTCGAGTTCGTGCTGGTGAACGACAAATCAAAGGACGAAACTCCGGCGATTCTCGACCGTGCGGCCGAGGAGCTCTCGGACGTCGCCCAGGTGCAGGTCCTCCACCACGAGACGAACGGAGGGCTCGCCACCGCGCGCAACACCGGCCTGGACGCGGCGCGCGGCGAGTACCTGACCTTCCTGGACGGCGACGACTGGCTCGCGCCGGGCTACCTCACGCAACTGGTCACCGCCATCGAGGAGTTGGGCTGTGACTTCGTCCGCACCGACCATGTGCAGACCGTCGCGCGCGCCCGCACCGTGCACCGGGTCCCGATCGGGCGGCGGGGCGAGGTGCTGAACCCGCGGGAGGAGATCCTGCCCGCCGACCGGTCGACCTCCGTCGACTACGCGTACGCGTGGGCCGGCGCCTACCACCGCCGCCTGCTGGACAAAGGCCTGCTGCACTTCACCGACGGGCTGCGCACGGCCGAGGACCGACCGTGGATCTGGAAGCTGCACCGCGAGGCCGAGTCGTTCGCCGTGGTGAGTCTGCTGGGCGTGTTCTACCGGCGCGGGGTGGCCTCCTCCCTCACCCAGATCGGCGACGCCCGCCAGCTCGACTTCATCCGCGCCTTCGACCAGGTCATCGAGGAGACCGCGGCGGACCGGGACTCCGACAAGCTGCTCCCCAAGGCGGTGCGCACCTACTGCGCGATCATCGCCCACCATCTCTCCGACGAGTCCAAGTGGGAGCCGTCCGTGGCCAAACAGCTGCGGGCGATGAGCGCGGCGGCCATACAGCGGATGCCGCAGGACGCGCTCGGTGACGTACTCGACACCATGGACCTGCGCCGCTCCGCCAAGCTGCGGCGGCTGCGGCGGCGGATCACCACAGCGAAGGCGGCCGCGTGA
- a CDS encoding DUF6716 putative glycosyltransferase, translating to MPPSTTKSLRIAVLADSDTRWKWGALTADRIAPDPSMEAGPRGGAQVGLALDGFLLRGRATPTARQLEEVGVRADSLREVTAVEFLRAMAETSYDIVVLALVGGGVQAMLHGLKRVWEGRGQRPVVVTGYVGVVYEKLADGLLLRHGADLVLANSRQDAERFRAVYEGVGADSSSVTEVALPFLGGAAYEGEHDPSAKQGRRPCTVVFAVQPSVPDNRRDRVYLLERLVGHARLHPEREVLLKLRSRPGEHTTHIEELPYQKLIQRLDPPANFRLVYGNMGEVLDRTDLLVTISSTAALESLHRGIPTVVLTDLGVREVLGNHHFVGSGCLASWDQLDEGHRPVPDEEWVARQGVVADGTYAHAFDGARERIAKLLASPERPPLTPYYTPVTAPGYLPGILARHHLGPDGTPLPGAPVHDKEPGPVRQIVRRAARGAYRHGVQRVAPVIRRMGEL from the coding sequence GTGCCGCCAAGTACAACGAAGTCCCTTCGAATCGCCGTCCTCGCGGACTCCGACACCCGCTGGAAATGGGGTGCTCTGACCGCCGACCGCATCGCTCCGGATCCGTCCATGGAAGCCGGACCGCGAGGCGGGGCGCAAGTCGGCCTCGCGCTGGACGGATTCCTGCTGCGCGGCCGGGCCACACCCACCGCACGCCAGCTCGAGGAGGTCGGTGTGCGCGCGGACTCCCTGCGGGAGGTCACCGCCGTCGAGTTCCTGCGCGCCATGGCCGAGACGTCGTACGACATCGTCGTGCTGGCCCTGGTCGGCGGCGGCGTCCAGGCCATGCTGCACGGCCTGAAGCGGGTCTGGGAGGGGCGCGGCCAGCGGCCCGTCGTCGTCACCGGCTATGTCGGCGTCGTCTACGAGAAGCTCGCCGACGGCCTGCTCCTGCGGCACGGAGCCGACCTGGTCCTCGCCAACTCCCGCCAGGACGCCGAGCGTTTCCGGGCCGTGTACGAGGGTGTCGGCGCGGATTCCTCCTCCGTGACCGAGGTGGCGCTGCCGTTCCTGGGCGGCGCGGCCTACGAAGGCGAACACGACCCGTCTGCGAAGCAAGGGCGCAGGCCCTGCACCGTGGTGTTCGCGGTCCAGCCCTCCGTGCCCGACAACCGCAGGGACCGGGTGTACCTGCTGGAGCGGCTCGTGGGCCACGCCCGGCTGCACCCCGAGCGCGAGGTGCTGCTCAAGCTGCGCTCCAGGCCCGGCGAACACACCACGCACATCGAGGAGTTGCCGTACCAGAAGCTGATCCAGCGGCTCGATCCGCCGGCCAACTTCCGTCTGGTGTACGGCAACATGGGCGAGGTCCTCGACCGGACCGACCTGCTGGTCACGATCAGCTCCACGGCGGCGCTCGAGTCGCTGCACCGCGGCATCCCGACGGTGGTGCTGACTGATCTGGGTGTGCGCGAGGTCCTGGGCAACCACCACTTCGTCGGCTCCGGCTGCCTCGCCTCCTGGGACCAGCTCGACGAAGGGCACCGGCCGGTGCCCGACGAGGAGTGGGTGGCCCGGCAGGGCGTCGTAGCGGACGGTACGTACGCGCACGCCTTCGACGGGGCGCGCGAGCGCATCGCCAAGCTGCTGGCCTCGCCCGAGCGGCCGCCGCTGACCCCGTACTACACACCCGTCACCGCCCCCGGCTACCTCCCCGGCATCCTCGCCCGCCACCACCTCGGCCCCGACGGCACACCGTTGCCCGGCGCCCCCGTCCACGACAAGGAGCCGGGCCCGGTGCGGCAGATCGTCCGCCGCGCGGCCCGCGGCGCCTACCGGCACGGGGTGCAGCGCGTGGCCCCGGTGATCCGGCGGATGGGCGAGCTGTGA
- a CDS encoding N-acylneuraminate cytidylyltransferase — protein MSNPQAGQGASVRRVLAVIPARGGSKGVPAKNLAPVGGVPLVARAVRECRATRLVTDVLVSTDDQAIAAAAREAGAEVVMRPAAIAGDTATSEAAVLHALDTHEALHGAAVDVVVFVQCTSPFIVREDIDGVAAAIVEDGADTAVTVAPFHGFIWRDAESSQDAATRGGHGVNHDKSYRPRRQDRPQDFLETGAAYAMDAPGFRKHQHRFFGRTELVRTDPARVLEIDDPHDLARARALAPLFDADRAGALPSFGDVDAVVLDFDGTQTDDRVLIDADGKEFVSVHRGDGLGIAALRKSGLKMLTLSTEQNPVVAARARKLKIPVLHGIDRKDLALKQWCEEQGIAPERVLYVGNDVNDLPCFALVGWPVAVASAHDVVRGAARAVTTVPGGDGAIREIASWILGPSLDSLDT, from the coding sequence ATGTCCAACCCGCAAGCGGGCCAAGGTGCTTCGGTGCGCCGGGTGCTCGCGGTGATCCCCGCGCGCGGCGGCTCCAAGGGCGTGCCCGCGAAGAACCTCGCCCCGGTGGGCGGTGTGCCGCTGGTGGCACGGGCCGTACGCGAGTGCCGCGCCACCCGGCTGGTGACCGACGTCCTGGTCTCCACCGACGACCAGGCGATCGCCGCCGCCGCCCGCGAGGCAGGCGCCGAGGTCGTGATGCGGCCCGCGGCCATCGCCGGTGACACGGCCACCTCGGAGGCCGCCGTCCTGCACGCGCTGGACACCCACGAGGCCCTGCACGGCGCGGCCGTCGACGTGGTGGTGTTCGTGCAGTGCACCAGCCCCTTCATCGTCCGCGAGGACATCGACGGGGTCGCCGCCGCGATCGTCGAGGACGGCGCCGACACCGCCGTCACCGTGGCGCCCTTCCACGGTTTCATCTGGCGGGACGCGGAGTCCTCACAGGACGCGGCCACCCGCGGCGGCCACGGCGTCAACCACGACAAGTCCTACCGCCCCCGCCGCCAGGACCGCCCCCAGGACTTCCTGGAGACCGGCGCCGCCTACGCGATGGACGCGCCGGGCTTCCGCAAGCACCAGCACCGCTTCTTCGGCCGCACCGAACTCGTCCGCACGGACCCCGCGCGCGTGCTGGAGATCGACGACCCGCACGACCTGGCCCGCGCCCGCGCGCTGGCCCCCCTCTTCGACGCGGACCGCGCCGGCGCCCTGCCGTCCTTCGGCGACGTGGACGCGGTCGTACTGGACTTCGACGGCACCCAGACCGACGACCGGGTGCTGATCGACGCCGATGGAAAGGAGTTCGTCTCCGTCCACCGCGGAGACGGACTCGGCATCGCCGCCCTGCGCAAGTCGGGCCTGAAGATGCTGACCCTCTCCACGGAGCAGAACCCGGTCGTCGCCGCCCGCGCACGGAAGCTGAAGATCCCCGTGCTGCACGGCATCGACCGGAAGGACCTCGCACTGAAGCAGTGGTGCGAGGAGCAGGGCATCGCGCCCGAGCGCGTGCTCTACGTCGGCAACGACGTCAACGACCTCCCGTGCTTCGCCCTCGTGGGCTGGCCCGTGGCGGTCGCGAGCGCCCACGACGTGGTACGCGGCGCCGCCCGTGCGGTCACCACCGTCCCCGGTGGCGACGGCGCGATCCGAGAGATCGCCAGCTGGATCCTCGGCCCCTCTCTCGACTCCCTCGACACGTAA
- a CDS encoding N-acetylneuraminate synthase family protein has product MSVNSRLRTFGTERIAGPGQPVYICGEIGINHNGELENAFKLIDVAAEAGCDAVKFQKRTPEICTPRDQWDIERDTPWGRMTYIDYRHRVEFGEDEYRQIDEYCKEKGIAWFASPWDTEAVAFLEKFDVPAHKVASASLTDDELLKALRATGRTIILSSGMSTPKQIRHAVEVLGSENILLCHATSTYPAKAEELNLRVINTLQEEYPNVPIGYSGHETGLQTTLAAVALGATFVERHITLDRAMWGSDQAASVEPQGLQRLVRDIRTIEASLGDGVKKVYDSELGPMKKLRRVTGVVAEAEIAAAAGEPVSV; this is encoded by the coding sequence ATGTCTGTTAACTCCCGCCTGCGCACCTTCGGCACCGAGCGCATCGCCGGTCCCGGCCAGCCCGTCTACATCTGCGGCGAGATCGGCATCAACCACAACGGCGAGCTGGAGAACGCCTTCAAGCTCATCGACGTGGCCGCCGAGGCCGGCTGCGACGCCGTGAAGTTCCAGAAGCGCACGCCCGAGATCTGCACCCCGCGCGACCAGTGGGACATCGAGCGCGACACCCCCTGGGGCCGGATGACCTACATCGACTACCGCCACCGCGTGGAGTTCGGCGAGGACGAGTACCGCCAGATCGACGAGTACTGCAAGGAGAAGGGGATCGCCTGGTTCGCCTCCCCGTGGGACACCGAGGCCGTCGCCTTCCTGGAGAAGTTCGACGTCCCGGCCCACAAGGTGGCCTCCGCCTCCCTCACGGACGACGAGCTGCTGAAGGCGCTGCGCGCCACCGGCCGCACGATCATCCTGTCCTCCGGCATGTCGACCCCGAAGCAGATCCGCCACGCGGTCGAGGTCCTCGGCTCGGAGAACATCCTTCTCTGCCACGCCACTTCGACCTACCCCGCGAAGGCCGAGGAGCTCAACCTGCGCGTGATCAACACCCTCCAGGAGGAGTACCCGAACGTCCCGATCGGCTACTCCGGCCACGAGACGGGCCTGCAGACCACGCTGGCCGCGGTCGCCCTCGGCGCGACCTTCGTCGAGCGCCACATCACCCTGGACCGCGCCATGTGGGGCTCCGACCAGGCCGCGTCGGTGGAGCCGCAGGGCCTTCAGAGGCTGGTGAGGGACATCCGCACCATCGAGGCCTCCCTCGGCGACGGCGTCAAGAAGGTCTACGACTCCGAGCTCGGCCCCATGAAGAAGCTGCGCCGCGTCACCGGCGTCGTCGCCGAGGCGGAGATCGCCGCCGCCGCGGGCGAGCCGGTCTCGGTCTGA
- a CDS encoding SseB family protein, which translates to MNAETLRQGNLRAAVGEFRRSQVLVPVVAGSLLSAEAGGIRWLFAFTDLAALERFAEARGEAVPERIPVYGARLLDQVIPRVDGPAGIAVDAGSPSGLVLPPVTGIVPDAVAVDAASEGAGAA; encoded by the coding sequence GTGAATGCCGAGACGTTGCGGCAGGGCAACCTGCGTGCGGCAGTGGGGGAGTTCCGGCGCAGCCAGGTACTGGTGCCGGTCGTGGCCGGGTCGTTGCTGTCGGCGGAGGCGGGCGGGATTCGCTGGCTGTTTGCGTTCACGGATCTCGCGGCGCTGGAACGATTCGCCGAGGCGCGGGGTGAGGCCGTACCGGAGCGAATACCGGTGTACGGCGCGCGTCTGCTGGACCAGGTGATCCCGAGGGTGGACGGTCCGGCCGGGATAGCGGTGGACGCGGGAAGTCCGTCGGGCCTGGTGTTGCCCCCGGTGACGGGGATCGTGCCGGACGCGGTGGCCGTGGATGCCGCTTCGGAAGGAGCTGGGGCGGCGTGA